The genomic interval AAGAACTGTTTACAAACATAACCTTTCTCGGTGGCTTAACCTGACGAATCGGATGAATTAGGTCTATCTGCCTAAGCACCAGTGAAAAACAATTTGGTTTGTTTCAAATATGTTTCTCATTTTTGCAGGCAATTGAATAAAGAATGGAAAATCTGCTGCACAAAATAGAGGAAGCAAGTAGCTTTCTTGCCGGTAAATTCAGCACCCGTCCGCAAGTTGGTGTGGTACTCGGTAGTGGCCTTGGAAGTTTTGTCAATGAGTTGAAAGTAGAGATAGAGATTCCCTATGGGGACATTCCCAATTTCCCAGTTTCAACGGTAGAAGGACATAGTGGAAAATTGATCTTTGGGTTTATGGCAGGAAAACCAGTGGTCTGTATGGCGGGTCGTTTTCATTTCTATGAGGGTTATACACCCGATGAAGTGGTTTTCCCTGTTCGGGTAATGATCAGATTGGGTATCCATCATTTATTTCTGTCGAATGCAGCCGGTGGTGTAAATGCTTCTTATTCTGTTGGCGACCTGATGATCATTAAAGACCATATCAGTTTTGCCACCAAGAACCCTCTTTTGGGAAAAAAT from Chitinophagales bacterium carries:
- a CDS encoding purine-nucleoside phosphorylase; translated protein: MENLLHKIEEASSFLAGKFSTRPQVGVVLGSGLGSFVNELKVEIEIPYGDIPNFPVSTVEGHSGKLIFGFMAGKPVVCMAGRFHFYEGYTPDEVVFPVRVMIRLGIHHLFLSNAAGGVNASYSVGDLMIIKDHISFATKNPLLGKNIPELGPRFPDMSEPYKKDLIKKAKEIGHQHGIELHEGVYFGVTGPTFETRAEYRMIQLIGGDAVGMSTVQECIAANHMGIPVFAISVITDIGVREDENVITHEEVLHFARAAEPKLTLIFRELIHSL